One window of the Actinomyces procaprae genome contains the following:
- a CDS encoding DUF6571 family protein: MAVVLVVVLVVVGVAGGVWWRVWVEDPLEAQLAGLAGDPAAALDYLVPTTSTTGTGGSDANDNDGADEANDSSDGDDDDFSGGWVPSGEARTRWDQLTGRRWGTKGITALTQALAAASSLRTDTGQDGQRATWATAQGIILLANHTSHLTDQAKANTGVILGNCPTELIALAQRLPITATGPDNYYKAFPITTAGTNEQDLTTATAHLLYEVADSTGAAYEIARATTAYTAAQASQYMNTHGASTDTLADFYARNADALNLLTLLADTTDTGIIDAANAGAAASTDQLTITTNTNGQHTITHTPTTTPQPNPTIPTGTPGLPAPIYTNAFNAGLINNPPDPNTTTWYTTDTNGAHHITLKTTDQLKDFYEWIYEGAGNSLDVKHVMNRIGINGNPERWRTTDGFKEYYGGDDW, translated from the coding sequence GTGGCGGTTGTGCTGGTTGTGGTGCTGGTTGTGGTGGGGGTTGCTGGTGGTGTGTGGTGGCGGGTGTGGGTGGAGGACCCACTGGAGGCGCAGCTGGCGGGCCTGGCCGGCGACCCGGCCGCCGCCCTGGACTACCTCGTCCCCACCACCAGCACCACCGGCACCGGCGGCAGCGACGCAAACGATAATGACGGCGCCGACGAAGCCAACGACAGCAGCGATGGTGATGACGATGACTTCAGTGGCGGGTGGGTGCCGTCCGGTGAGGCCCGAACCAGGTGGGACCAGCTAACCGGACGGCGCTGGGGCACCAAGGGCATCACCGCCCTCACCCAGGCCCTCGCAGCCGCCTCATCCCTAAGAACTGACACAGGCCAGGACGGCCAGCGCGCTACCTGGGCCACCGCCCAAGGCATCATCCTCCTGGCCAACCACACCAGCCACCTGACCGACCAGGCCAAGGCCAACACCGGCGTCATCCTGGGCAACTGCCCCACCGAACTCATCGCCCTGGCCCAACGCCTCCCCATCACCGCCACCGGCCCCGACAACTACTACAAGGCATTCCCTATAACAACCGCAGGCACCAACGAGCAGGACCTCACCACCGCTACCGCGCACCTGCTGTACGAAGTAGCGGACTCAACCGGAGCGGCCTACGAGATCGCCCGCGCCACAACCGCCTACACCGCCGCACAAGCCTCCCAGTACATGAACACCCACGGCGCCTCAACCGACACCCTGGCCGACTTCTACGCCCGCAACGCCGACGCCCTGAACCTACTCACCCTACTAGCCGACACCACCGACACTGGCATCATCGACGCGGCCAACGCCGGAGCCGCAGCCTCCACCGACCAGCTAACCATCACCACCAACACCAACGGCCAGCACACCATCACCCACACCCCCACCACCACACCCCAACCCAACCCCACCATCCCCACCGGCACACCCGGCCTACCCGCACCCATCTACACCAACGCGTTCAACGCCGGACTCATCAACAACCCACCCGACCCCAACACCACCACCTGGTACACCACAGACACCAACGGCGCACACCACATCACACTCAAAACCACAGATCAGCTGAAAGACTTCTACGAGTGGATTTATGAAGGCGCCGGAAACAGCCTGGACGTCAAACACGTCATGAACCGAATCGGCATTAACGGCAATCCAGAAAGATGGCGCACCACCGACGGCTTTAAAGAGTACTACGGTGGTGACGACTGGTGA
- a CDS encoding DUF6571 family protein, which produces MAFIKIDTDKMQTVVDNLEDRAAAIDYERNAINHTSNYYHDPVPSVVDATDAGPRPGPLAQSAYDLRDLADQLRSRRQEAIDINASGITMASPDGTLTYYLPDPPPGTTDEAAYWRNMDTVSNVHAYNTGSVETAKAEAAELQEALENGTSTQGRTPEEILDQIDKHRDIPTYGLAFCQTMGVDNMLDAPLEAQKDTNYAFQSQPEIIDRMVDTFGHVMCAASTLYDETSYQPSVSSPSSPHQYSLASAIYNAVTEKGHEGRATVLDAYLTADGTVYDADFLVGLAGLMETIEDWPAEPKGVTWGSNNYGSDDYADKYLPGHTTDPLAAVLNGMARNTEASLDYLAPEDWNSEDGAWVPSPQAKKRMEMLTNREWTELSMEGLSAVFAAASASRSPSADNVGTPSGTENSQRATWATANGITIIEAQDIPAHGQTKHNIGIMLGNCGPEILSIANRGTGVPYDYAAYPQAPITVAGGDPTAIQQAIAHLLYEVSDSSEAVYEIARGTTAFTAAHTSLAATEDGLSTDTIRSNYDEEGSVLGLLTVLGQEHADSVYNGATAATTLLSLVPGVNVPATLANAGLALNGAPAVDVTGADDPSVLLGAAYTNAFNAGLINNPPDPSTTSWYSVDANGAHHITLNTTDQLKDFYEWIHEGAGNSPDVKNTLNQISIDGGTTSWNSADDYKEYYGGDAW; this is translated from the coding sequence ATGGCCTTCATCAAGATCGACACCGACAAGATGCAAACCGTCGTCGACAACCTCGAGGACCGCGCCGCAGCGATCGACTACGAGCGCAACGCCATCAACCACACCAGCAACTACTACCACGACCCGGTGCCATCCGTCGTCGACGCAACCGACGCAGGACCACGCCCAGGACCCCTGGCACAGTCCGCCTACGACCTGCGCGACCTGGCCGACCAGCTGCGCTCGCGCCGCCAGGAGGCCATCGACATCAACGCCTCCGGCATCACCATGGCCAGCCCCGACGGCACCCTGACCTACTACCTGCCCGACCCACCACCAGGCACCACCGACGAAGCCGCCTACTGGCGCAACATGGACACCGTCAGCAACGTCCACGCCTACAACACCGGCTCAGTTGAGACCGCCAAGGCCGAGGCGGCCGAGCTGCAGGAGGCCCTGGAGAACGGCACCTCCACCCAAGGCCGCACCCCCGAGGAAATCCTCGACCAAATCGACAAGCACCGCGACATCCCCACCTACGGCCTGGCGTTCTGCCAGACCATGGGCGTGGACAATATGCTGGACGCCCCGCTAGAGGCACAGAAGGACACCAACTACGCCTTCCAATCACAACCAGAGATCATCGACCGGATGGTCGACACCTTCGGGCATGTCATGTGTGCCGCCTCCACCCTTTACGATGAGACCTCCTACCAGCCCTCCGTCTCATCTCCGTCCTCGCCGCACCAGTACTCGCTCGCATCGGCCATCTACAACGCCGTTACGGAGAAGGGGCACGAGGGCCGCGCCACCGTGCTGGACGCCTACCTCACCGCTGACGGCACCGTCTACGACGCCGATTTCCTAGTCGGCCTGGCGGGGCTGATGGAGACCATTGAGGACTGGCCCGCCGAGCCCAAGGGCGTCACCTGGGGCAGCAACAACTACGGCAGCGATGACTACGCGGACAAGTACCTGCCCGGCCACACCACCGACCCGTTGGCGGCCGTCCTCAACGGCATGGCGCGCAACACCGAGGCATCATTGGACTACCTGGCCCCAGAGGACTGGAACAGCGAAGACGGCGCCTGGGTGCCCTCACCACAGGCCAAGAAACGCATGGAGATGCTGACCAACCGGGAGTGGACGGAGCTGAGCATGGAGGGCCTGTCAGCCGTCTTCGCCGCGGCCTCCGCCTCGCGCAGCCCTTCGGCGGACAACGTCGGAACCCCATCCGGCACTGAAAACAGCCAGCGCGCCACCTGGGCCACAGCAAACGGCATCACCATAATCGAAGCACAAGACATCCCCGCACACGGGCAGACCAAACACAACATCGGCATCATGCTCGGAAACTGCGGACCCGAGATTCTCAGCATCGCGAATCGCGGTACAGGTGTTCCCTATGACTACGCTGCTTATCCACAAGCACCTATTACTGTAGCCGGAGGAGATCCCACAGCTATTCAACAGGCCATCGCACACCTGCTATACGAAGTCTCCGACTCGTCGGAAGCAGTTTACGAGATTGCTCGCGGCACCACCGCATTCACCGCCGCACACACTTCTTTGGCTGCGACAGAGGACGGTCTCTCCACAGACACCATTCGTAGCAACTACGACGAGGAGGGCAGTGTTTTAGGTCTGCTCACAGTACTGGGCCAAGAACATGCCGACAGCGTCTATAATGGCGCCACTGCCGCCACCACCTTGCTATCACTGGTTCCCGGCGTAAACGTCCCCGCAACACTTGCCAACGCTGGCTTGGCTCTCAATGGCGCACCCGCGGTTGATGTGACCGGAGCAGACGACCCGTCAGTGCTACTCGGCGCCGCCTACACCAATGCGTTCAACGCCGGACTCATCAACAACCCACCCGACCCTTCCACGACCTCGTGGTACTCCGTTGACGCCAACGGCGCACACCACATAACACTCAACACTACGGATCAGCTCAAAGATTTCTACGAATGGATTCATGAAGGCGCTGGAAACAGCCCGGACGTCAAAAACACCCTAAACCAAATCAGTATTGACGGCGGAACAACGAGTTGGAACAGTGCCGATGATTATAAGGAATACTATGGTGGTGATGCGTGGTGA
- a CDS encoding flavodoxin: MTAENSTGARTLVVHYSAHGHTRRVAETLTRALGADAFVLSPAEPYTEPDLDYNDPRSRVSREHVDHGLRHVGLLQDTPDGFADYDVVLVGYPIWWGEASWVLNDFVKHNDFSGKTVIPFCTSFSSPVGASARDLSALSSSGDWRPGTRLEANINADGVRRWLDQLGVKA; this comes from the coding sequence ATGACCGCTGAGAACAGCACGGGCGCGAGAACGCTCGTCGTCCACTACTCCGCGCACGGACACACCCGCCGTGTTGCCGAGACGCTTACGCGGGCGCTCGGAGCCGACGCCTTCGTACTGTCCCCCGCCGAGCCCTACACCGAGCCCGACCTGGACTACAACGACCCGCGCAGCCGAGTCTCGCGCGAGCACGTCGATCACGGCCTGCGCCACGTGGGGCTGCTGCAGGACACCCCCGATGGCTTCGCCGACTACGACGTCGTGCTGGTCGGCTACCCCATCTGGTGGGGCGAGGCCTCCTGGGTCCTGAACGACTTCGTGAAGCACAATGACTTCTCGGGCAAGACTGTGATCCCGTTCTGCACCTCATTCTCCTCCCCTGTCGGCGCCAGCGCCCGCGACCTGTCCGCCTTGAGCAGCAGCGGTGACTGGAGGCCGGGCACCCGCCTGGAGGCCAACATCAACGCCGACGGCGTACGCCGCTGGCTGGACCAGCTCGGGGTCAAGGCGTAG
- a CDS encoding MFS transporter → MSTAVSTRKPPNPWFVGVVSGMASYIDACAIVSNSTALVIYQDALGITNSQVGLASSALTLGIAFGALFGGPLGDRYGRKHVFSATMLMIVLGATCQVCAPSFPILLVGTILVGLGTGADLPVSLATIAESATDENRGKIIGLSNMLWTGGILGAVVAGSVVGNWGRLGGQVMYGQILVVALITLLLRLPIPESEIWLAARRERESGSGTVRAERVTIGTLLRPPYFRPFIALIFFYALVNIPANTGGQFTTWINHNIIGMEIAFSNQIGLLMMPLGFIWGLWFMRIVDTPKRMPYFYLGAACYVGSYFIYIIGGFHVWSYIAVSLINGFGGAFAFEGIMKVWTQESFPTLVRATAQGDIVFVARIVATLAASVTPSLMSLNPRVAYMILVSFAIVGYAFAVWGFRGKQRNEFAVEHHAEADVAAAEDAGLDFTVSPEPKH, encoded by the coding sequence GTGTCCACAGCAGTCTCTACGCGCAAACCCCCTAACCCGTGGTTCGTAGGCGTTGTCTCCGGCATGGCGTCCTACATTGACGCCTGCGCCATCGTCTCCAACTCCACCGCTCTGGTCATCTACCAGGACGCACTGGGGATCACCAACAGCCAGGTCGGGCTGGCCTCATCGGCACTGACCCTCGGCATCGCCTTCGGCGCCCTGTTCGGCGGGCCGCTCGGCGACCGCTACGGCCGCAAGCACGTCTTCTCCGCCACCATGCTCATGATTGTTCTGGGAGCGACCTGCCAGGTCTGCGCTCCGAGCTTCCCGATCCTGCTCGTCGGCACCATCCTCGTGGGCCTCGGCACGGGCGCCGATCTACCGGTCTCGCTGGCAACGATCGCCGAGTCCGCCACGGACGAGAACCGCGGCAAGATCATCGGCCTGTCCAACATGCTGTGGACCGGCGGAATCCTTGGCGCGGTCGTCGCCGGATCCGTGGTCGGCAACTGGGGCCGGCTGGGCGGACAGGTCATGTACGGCCAGATCCTTGTTGTAGCCCTGATCACACTGCTGCTGCGCCTACCCATCCCCGAATCCGAGATCTGGCTGGCCGCCCGCCGCGAGCGAGAGTCCGGCAGCGGCACCGTGCGCGCCGAGCGCGTGACCATCGGCACACTGCTCCGGCCTCCCTATTTCAGGCCCTTCATCGCGCTGATCTTCTTCTACGCGCTGGTCAACATCCCGGCGAACACCGGCGGCCAGTTCACCACCTGGATCAACCACAACATCATCGGCATGGAGATCGCCTTCTCCAATCAGATCGGCCTGCTGATGATGCCGCTCGGCTTCATCTGGGGCCTCTGGTTCATGCGGATCGTAGACACACCAAAACGCATGCCCTACTTCTACCTGGGCGCCGCCTGCTATGTGGGCTCCTACTTCATCTACATCATCGGAGGCTTCCACGTGTGGAGCTACATCGCCGTCTCCCTGATCAACGGCTTCGGCGGCGCCTTCGCCTTCGAGGGCATCATGAAGGTGTGGACGCAGGAGTCCTTCCCCACCCTGGTGCGCGCCACCGCCCAGGGCGACATCGTGTTCGTCGCCCGGATCGTCGCCACGCTGGCGGCCTCGGTCACCCCGTCGCTGATGAGCCTGAACCCACGCGTGGCCTACATGATCCTGGTGAGCTTCGCCATTGTCGGTTACGCCTTCGCCGTCTGGGGCTTCCGCGGCAAGCAGCGCAACGAGTTCGCCGTCGAGCACCATGCGGAAGCCGACGTCGCCGCAGCCGAGGATGCGGGCCTGGACTTCACCGTCTCCCCCGAGCCCAAGCACTGA
- a CDS encoding LacI family DNA-binding transcriptional regulator, with amino-acid sequence MARPSVRDVAERAGVSVGTVSHVLNHPERVAQPTIDRVRAAIDELGFVRSEAARRLRHGGSSLVGVLVHDISNPFFTEAARGIEDRLREDGRVPMLGSTDSDPERERELMSLLAGMDVHGMIVTPSASTLDNLAVLAGRGIRVVLMDHPPISAELSTVSGDDVAGARAAAAHLIELGHRRIGFVNGPLTVRQAVDRRDGVIAALVEAGLDPAEALAEIEAVSGGQGFTADAGAVGAAALLGAAPAPTALLCANDQLAIGAMREVRRRGLSIPDDVAIVGYDDVSVAAELITPLTSVRQPMREMGAAAADLLLAKGGDVQHIVFPPELIVRESTAGGRHRA; translated from the coding sequence ATGGCACGTCCCTCGGTGCGTGACGTAGCCGAACGTGCGGGAGTGTCGGTGGGCACCGTCTCTCACGTCCTGAACCATCCGGAGCGCGTCGCCCAGCCAACGATCGACCGCGTGCGCGCCGCCATCGACGAGCTCGGCTTCGTCCGCTCCGAGGCGGCTCGCCGCCTGCGCCACGGCGGCTCCTCTCTGGTGGGCGTGCTCGTCCACGACATCTCCAACCCCTTCTTCACCGAGGCCGCCCGCGGCATTGAGGACCGCCTCCGCGAGGACGGCCGTGTGCCCATGCTCGGCTCCACCGACTCCGATCCCGAGCGCGAGCGCGAACTAATGAGCCTGCTGGCCGGTATGGACGTCCACGGCATGATCGTCACCCCCTCGGCCTCCACCCTCGACAACCTCGCCGTCCTGGCCGGACGCGGAATCCGGGTGGTGCTCATGGATCACCCGCCGATCTCCGCCGAGCTGTCCACCGTGTCCGGGGACGACGTCGCCGGGGCCCGCGCCGCGGCGGCTCACCTGATCGAACTGGGGCACCGCCGCATCGGCTTCGTCAACGGTCCGCTCACCGTGCGGCAGGCCGTCGACCGGCGCGACGGCGTCATTGCCGCGTTGGTCGAGGCGGGCCTAGACCCGGCGGAGGCCCTCGCGGAGATCGAGGCCGTCAGCGGCGGACAGGGATTCACCGCCGACGCCGGCGCCGTCGGAGCGGCCGCCCTCCTTGGAGCCGCCCCCGCACCCACGGCACTGCTGTGCGCCAATGACCAGCTCGCCATTGGCGCGATGCGGGAGGTGCGTCGTCGTGGCCTGAGCATCCCCGACGACGTCGCCATCGTCGGCTATGACGACGTCTCCGTCGCCGCCGAGCTCATCACCCCACTGACCAGCGTGCGCCAGCCCATGCGGGAGATGGGAGCGGCCGCGGCCGACCTGCTACTGGCCAAGGGCGGAGACGTGCAGCACATCGTCTTCCCACCCGAGCTCATAGTGCGCGAGTCCACCGCGGGCGGGCGGCACCGCGCGTGA
- a CDS encoding putative heavy metal-binding protein, with protein MIVTTTPTVEGYPVTQYLRVVCGETIAGVNMFKDFAAGIRNMVGGRSQAYENELIQARETALSEMVQRAQELGAEGVVGVDIDYETLGSDNGMLMVTASGTAVRFSRPQ; from the coding sequence ATGATTGTGACCACCACTCCCACCGTTGAGGGCTACCCCGTCACGCAGTACCTGCGTGTGGTGTGCGGGGAGACGATCGCGGGAGTCAACATGTTCAAGGACTTCGCCGCCGGCATCCGCAACATGGTGGGCGGCCGCTCCCAGGCATACGAGAACGAGCTCATTCAGGCGCGCGAGACGGCACTGTCCGAGATGGTCCAGCGCGCCCAGGAACTAGGGGCGGAGGGCGTGGTCGGCGTTGACATCGACTATGAGACCCTCGGCAGCGACAACGGCATGCTGATGGTGACGGCCTCCGGCACTGCGGTGCGTTTCTCCCGTCCCCAGTGA
- a CDS encoding SprT-like domain-containing protein — protein sequence MNLPEVLLLARRLMAEHGVGDWSVSLDRARRRAGQTDHSRRRITLSRQLMAMYDESEVRETVLHEIAHARVGAAHGHDAVWRAEARRIGASGARLVSAEAPRVAGRWVGTCPAGHTVDRMRRPALPSSCSRCARRFSADHLLSWSYDGVPVSPQEIGTGYARALARLEADPG from the coding sequence GTGAACCTGCCCGAGGTGCTTCTGCTGGCCCGGCGGCTGATGGCCGAGCACGGCGTGGGCGACTGGTCGGTGTCCCTGGACCGGGCTCGGCGGCGCGCCGGCCAGACCGACCACTCCCGTAGGCGCATCACCCTGTCCCGGCAGCTGATGGCGATGTATGACGAGTCGGAGGTGCGCGAGACCGTGCTGCACGAGATCGCGCACGCCCGGGTGGGCGCCGCCCACGGGCACGACGCCGTGTGGCGCGCGGAGGCCCGCCGGATCGGGGCCAGTGGTGCGCGGCTGGTCAGCGCCGAGGCGCCGCGGGTGGCCGGGCGCTGGGTGGGGACCTGCCCGGCCGGCCATACCGTCGACCGGATGCGGCGCCCGGCGCTGCCGAGCTCCTGCTCCCGGTGCGCGCGCCGGTTCAGCGCCGACCACCTGCTGAGCTGGTCCTACGACGGCGTGCCCGTGAGCCCGCAGGAGATCGGCACCGGATATGCCCGGGCCCTGGCGCGCCTGGAGGCTGATCCGGGCTGA
- the cls gene encoding cardiolipin synthase, translated as MEWHPVLTTAWVVLEYVIKFVALGTVPENRRPSSSTAWLLLIFLLPVVGLPLYVFLGSPWVHGKRYQQQLEANAAVNEFTADMPDAPAGARPSSHLGSIVRMNRRLTGLPCVTGEVVALHADSAETYTAMARLIDAAQHHVHVEFYIQSWDEVTDVFYSALARAAARGVTVRLLVDHLGSRKYPGWKDFGRRLSEAGIKWRLMMPLLPHKRRFRRPDLRNHRKVLTIDGERAFIGSHNIIDPTYRLRSNIRAGRTWADLSVEVTGDIVVEAETVFAMDWFFESGEVLQVQDALPGAPDVTEVLERRSPVGTSAPQPGRPDAVVNAMQLVPSGPGYPTEPNLRMFLSLIQNATRRVSITSPYFIPDEALLAAMTTAAYRGVDVELFVGKESDHLIVNHAQRSYYGALLAAGVRIFRYPAPTVLHAKYMTVDGEAAVIGSANMDFRSFALNYELMLLAFGGDLDDLLRENDAYYRRVSTELTAAEWAKEPRWRRYIDNVCRLVSAVL; from the coding sequence ATGGAGTGGCACCCGGTGCTGACGACTGCGTGGGTCGTCCTGGAGTACGTGATCAAGTTCGTGGCGCTGGGAACAGTCCCGGAGAACCGGCGCCCGTCGTCGTCGACCGCCTGGCTGCTGCTGATCTTCCTGCTCCCCGTCGTCGGGCTGCCCCTGTACGTGTTCCTGGGCAGCCCCTGGGTGCACGGCAAGCGCTACCAGCAGCAGCTGGAGGCCAATGCCGCCGTTAACGAGTTCACCGCGGACATGCCGGATGCGCCCGCCGGTGCGCGCCCCTCGTCCCACCTCGGGTCGATCGTTCGAATGAACCGCAGGCTCACCGGCCTGCCCTGCGTCACCGGTGAGGTCGTCGCCCTGCACGCGGACTCCGCCGAGACCTACACGGCCATGGCCCGCCTCATCGACGCCGCCCAGCATCACGTGCACGTCGAGTTCTACATCCAGAGCTGGGACGAGGTGACCGACGTCTTCTACTCCGCGCTCGCGCGGGCCGCGGCCCGCGGCGTGACCGTGCGCCTACTGGTGGACCACCTCGGCTCGCGCAAGTACCCCGGCTGGAAGGACTTCGGCAGGCGGCTTTCCGAGGCCGGAATCAAATGGCGACTGATGATGCCACTGCTGCCTCACAAGCGGCGCTTCCGGCGACCCGACCTGCGCAACCACCGCAAGGTCCTCACCATTGACGGAGAGCGCGCCTTCATCGGCTCGCACAACATCATCGACCCCACCTACCGGCTGCGCTCCAACATCCGTGCCGGGCGCACCTGGGCGGACCTGTCGGTGGAGGTCACTGGCGACATCGTCGTCGAGGCGGAGACGGTGTTCGCGATGGACTGGTTCTTCGAGTCCGGCGAGGTCCTGCAGGTCCAGGATGCACTTCCTGGCGCGCCGGATGTGACCGAGGTGCTGGAACGGCGTTCCCCGGTCGGCACGTCGGCTCCGCAGCCCGGACGCCCCGACGCCGTCGTCAACGCCATGCAGCTGGTGCCCTCCGGCCCGGGCTACCCCACCGAGCCGAACCTGCGCATGTTCCTGTCCCTGATCCAGAACGCCACCCGGCGCGTATCCATTACAAGCCCCTACTTCATTCCCGACGAGGCGCTGCTGGCCGCCATGACCACTGCGGCCTACCGGGGAGTGGACGTCGAGCTGTTCGTCGGCAAGGAATCCGACCACCTGATCGTCAACCACGCCCAGCGCTCCTACTATGGGGCTCTGCTCGCCGCCGGAGTGCGCATCTTCCGCTACCCGGCGCCCACAGTCCTGCACGCCAAGTACATGACCGTGGACGGCGAGGCCGCAGTGATCGGCAGCGCCAACATGGACTTCCGGTCCTTCGCCCTGAACTACGAGCTGATGCTGCTCGCATTCGGCGGCGACCTGGATGACCTGCTGCGCGAGAACGACGCCTACTACCGGCGCGTGTCCACCGAGCTCACCGCCGCGGAGTGGGCCAAGGAGCCCCGGTGGCGGCGCTACATCGACAACGTCTGCCGCCTGGTCTCCGCCGTCCTGTAA
- a CDS encoding plasmid pRiA4b ORF-3 family protein has translation MARRWQIIRVELVSGRGQVFMPPPGRDLILPPSTTFEELGLAIDQALARWDLAHLREFALADGTRVVEDRVETADFSGFVGPLLDKLLEQTKKVKAYAQVGDVFRYVFDLGDDWTCRCTVTGLGDPERLYGIVPDTPVVFWGWGSLPDQYGRTRPDDGAADGEQPDARRQAQEEQEVLRFVAEFGRGKPAFVELGALRAADASGDARAVLDALIAVDVEPALQQVGQALAHVWDAGAAPGAGRPRGRLRDDLIALTLALAGRLNVRDAPGDALLSKALLARARGEQPEGDPLPVDLEVLADTMASYGDAADGAYLDLDTGQVLPADLVDQTGRHGAGASGLEEGIEELDVEPGHRWERIDGGGRREQGAERRAFIDYLNAPTIGRQANIDAADALRQALDQRGGNRRFHDALGELGLVDQWLAFRDDRRWGRARVELASHGLRPVRPQRP, from the coding sequence ATGGCAAGGCGCTGGCAGATCATCAGGGTGGAGCTGGTCTCCGGGCGTGGGCAGGTGTTCATGCCGCCGCCGGGACGGGACCTGATACTCCCGCCGTCGACCACCTTTGAGGAGCTCGGGCTCGCAATCGACCAGGCGCTGGCCCGCTGGGACCTGGCGCACCTGCGTGAGTTCGCGCTGGCGGACGGCACCCGGGTGGTCGAGGACCGGGTGGAGACGGCGGATTTCAGCGGCTTCGTGGGGCCCCTGCTGGACAAGCTGCTTGAGCAGACGAAGAAGGTCAAGGCATACGCGCAGGTCGGCGACGTCTTCCGCTACGTGTTCGACCTCGGCGACGACTGGACCTGCCGTTGCACGGTCACGGGGCTGGGCGATCCCGAGCGGTTGTACGGCATCGTCCCCGATACGCCCGTCGTGTTCTGGGGCTGGGGCAGCCTGCCGGACCAGTACGGGCGCACCCGCCCGGACGACGGAGCCGCCGACGGCGAGCAGCCCGACGCCCGCCGGCAGGCGCAGGAGGAGCAGGAGGTGCTGCGCTTCGTCGCGGAGTTCGGGCGGGGAAAGCCAGCCTTCGTAGAGCTGGGCGCGCTGCGCGCGGCGGACGCGAGCGGCGACGCGCGTGCCGTGCTGGACGCGCTGATCGCCGTCGACGTCGAGCCCGCGCTGCAGCAGGTGGGGCAGGCGCTGGCGCACGTCTGGGACGCCGGAGCCGCTCCCGGGGCCGGGCGGCCGCGCGGCCGGCTCCGCGACGACCTGATCGCGCTCACTCTGGCGCTGGCGGGCAGGCTGAATGTGCGCGACGCCCCCGGTGACGCGCTGCTGAGCAAGGCGCTGCTCGCGCGCGCTCGCGGGGAACAGCCCGAAGGGGACCCACTCCCGGTGGACCTCGAGGTGCTCGCCGACACCATGGCCTCCTACGGGGATGCCGCCGACGGCGCATACCTCGACCTCGACACCGGCCAGGTGCTGCCCGCCGACCTCGTCGACCAGACCGGCCGGCACGGGGCGGGCGCCTCGGGCCTGGAGGAGGGGATTGAGGAGCTCGACGTCGAGCCCGGGCACCGCTGGGAGCGGATCGATGGCGGCGGGCGGCGGGAGCAGGGCGCCGAACGGCGGGCCTTCATCGACTACCTCAACGCCCCGACCATCGGGCGCCAGGCGAACATCGACGCCGCCGACGCGCTGCGTCAGGCCCTCGACCAGCGTGGCGGCAACCGGCGGTTCCACGACGCGCTGGGGGAGCTCGGCCTCGTCGACCAGTGGCTGGCGTTCCGCGACGACCGCCGCTGGGGCCGGGCCCGCGTGGAGTTGGCCTCCCACGGGCTGCGGCCCGTGCGGCCGCAGCGGCCGTGA
- a CDS encoding response regulator transcription factor → MRIVLADDAALLREGLAGLLIAAGYEVVAQVADADALREEVERLAAAGALPDVVVTDVRMPPTGTDDGLRAAIDLRTAHPGLPVIVLSAYVAGPYLRELLDGPDAAAGGVGYLLKERVGRVSDFMRSLEVVAAGGVVVDPEVLARLMHADNAAPSADAGSALPRIDRYEHGGGRGAAAGTPGSGKQHTALARLTPREQEVLALMAEGLSNPQVAERLVLSDGAVAKHVANIFAKLDLPPDQGNRRVRAVLTWLRARA, encoded by the coding sequence ATGAGGATCGTGCTCGCCGACGACGCCGCCCTGCTGCGCGAGGGCCTGGCCGGGCTGCTCATCGCGGCCGGGTACGAGGTGGTGGCCCAGGTGGCCGACGCCGACGCCCTGCGGGAGGAGGTCGAGCGGCTGGCCGCGGCGGGGGCGCTGCCCGACGTCGTCGTCACCGATGTGCGCATGCCTCCCACCGGCACCGACGACGGCCTGCGCGCGGCCATCGACCTGCGCACCGCCCACCCGGGACTGCCCGTGATCGTGTTGTCCGCGTATGTGGCCGGCCCGTATCTGCGCGAGCTGCTCGACGGGCCGGACGCCGCCGCGGGCGGGGTCGGCTACCTGCTGAAGGAGCGAGTCGGCCGGGTCAGCGACTTCATGCGCAGCCTGGAGGTGGTGGCCGCCGGCGGGGTGGTGGTCGACCCGGAGGTGCTCGCCCGACTCATGCACGCCGACAATGCCGCACCATCCGCTGATGCTGGAAGCGCACTCCCCCGCATCGATCGGTACGAGCACGGCGGCGGGCGCGGCGCGGCGGCCGGAACCCCCGGGTCGGGCAAGCAGCACACCGCCCTGGCGCGGCTGACTCCGCGTGAGCAGGAGGTACTCGCCCTGATGGCGGAGGGGCTGTCCAACCCGCAGGTGGCCGAGCGGCTGGTGCTGTCCGACGGCGCCGTGGCCAAGCATGTGGCGAACATCTTCGCCAAGCTGGATCTGCCGCCCGATCAGGGCAACCGGCGGGTGCGCGCGGTGCTGACCTGGTTACGCGCCCGCGCCTGA